One part of the Lycium ferocissimum isolate CSIRO_LF1 chromosome 8, AGI_CSIRO_Lferr_CH_V1, whole genome shotgun sequence genome encodes these proteins:
- the LOC132068369 gene encoding uncharacterized protein LOC132068369 produces the protein MESASFTASAHRKPQYSGNSIFNQNGGNGNNRPGPPRPYEDNKRNFNSNVGNSNSYNCTFCKKPGSTHTIEKCYKLHGYPPHSKFNNNRLGNFQNQHMVQGNSVSTADNYYIGYGNQVVDFPSTKGTQTQVSSSNTMGLSLKQYSQLMDMLQQVKLGQQTVSSLEVNVTTNCVGPFTEEASGSW, from the exons ATGGAGTCAGCTTCTTTTACTGCATCTGCACACAGGAAACCACAATATTCAGGGAATTCGATTTTTAATCAAAATGGTGGAAATGGTAATAATAGACCAGGACCGCCTAGACCATATGAAGATAATAAGAGGAATTTTAATTCAAATGTTGGGAATTCGAACTCGTATAATTGCACTTTCTGCAAGAAACCTGGATCAACTCATACCATAGAGAAGTGTTATAAACTACATGGTTATCCGCCACATTCTAAGTTCAATAACAATAGGCTTGGGAATTTTCAGAACCAACACATGGTTCAGGGTAACTCTGTTTCTACTGCAGACAACTACTACATTGGATATGGTAATCAGGTTGTTGATTTCCCCAGCACAAAAGGCACTCAAACTCAAGTTTCTTCTTCTAACACTATGGGACTCAGTCTAAAGCAATATTCTCAGCTGATGGACATGCTACAACAAGTTAAACTTGGACAGCAGACTGTTTCAAGTTTAGAGGTCAACGTTACTACCAATTGTGTTG GGCCTTTCACTGAAGAGGCCTCTGGCTCTTGGTAG